The following are from one region of the Hymenobacter sp. YIM 151858-1 genome:
- a CDS encoding DUF4159 domain-containing protein: protein MPTPFTFVRLSYRSGDWDAVDERMPANLLHSLIEYTTVKVNLKEKVVALDSPELFNYPFCYLSGHRLVQFTAAEKKNFTQYVRNGGFVFVDDCNHDIDGLFARSFEEQMRSCFGAGALKKLPNSHPIYSQFFKFKDGPPATTFELNGWGDDLIHDYLKAVEIKGRIGVLYSNKDYGCEWDYDFRNKRFLAEDNTKFGVNILLYALTA, encoded by the coding sequence GTGCCCACTCCTTTCACCTTCGTGCGTCTCAGCTACCGCTCCGGCGACTGGGATGCCGTAGACGAACGCATGCCCGCCAACCTGCTGCACTCGCTGATTGAGTACACCACCGTGAAGGTGAACCTCAAGGAGAAGGTGGTGGCCCTCGATTCGCCGGAGCTGTTCAACTACCCGTTTTGCTACCTCTCGGGCCACCGGTTGGTGCAGTTCACGGCGGCCGAGAAAAAGAACTTCACGCAGTACGTGCGCAACGGCGGCTTCGTGTTCGTCGACGACTGCAACCACGACATCGACGGGCTGTTTGCGCGCTCGTTTGAGGAGCAAATGCGCAGCTGCTTCGGGGCGGGCGCGCTGAAGAAGCTGCCCAACTCGCACCCCATCTACTCGCAGTTTTTCAAGTTTAAGGATGGCCCGCCGGCCACCACCTTCGAGCTGAACGGCTGGGGCGACGACCTGATCCACGACTACCTGAAGGCCGTAGAAATCAAGGGCCGCATCGGGGTGCTGTATTCCAACAAGGATTACGGCTGCGAGTGGGATTACGACTTCCGCAACAAGCGCTTTCTGGCCGAAGACAACACCAAGTTTGGGGTGAATATTTTGCTGTATGCCCTCACGGCGTAG
- a CDS encoding TapB family protein translates to MKTTLLALGLLASLGLPAAAQDCGLYRDLRKTGVYELSTYDAKQQLTGRVRQQVRNVKTSGGRTQASVHQQVLDKQNQPVSESEFGVECQAGLVRIDMRSMLNPEQMQGYKDMELTATGDFLELPAAPKAGSTLPDGTLNLQMSDKKSGTRLGNMRMLVSNRKVEAVDAPVTTPAGSFRCVKVSQDLRMETGIGGMSIPVTMRSVEWYAPGVGAVRSETYRKDKLMGSTVLTAKP, encoded by the coding sequence ATGAAAACAACCCTACTCGCGCTGGGCCTGCTGGCCAGCCTCGGCCTACCTGCCGCCGCCCAGGACTGCGGCCTGTACCGCGACCTGCGCAAAACCGGTGTTTACGAGCTGAGCACCTACGATGCCAAGCAGCAGCTCACCGGCCGCGTGCGCCAGCAAGTGCGCAACGTGAAAACCAGCGGCGGCCGCACACAAGCCTCGGTGCACCAGCAAGTGCTCGATAAGCAAAATCAACCCGTAAGCGAAAGCGAATTTGGCGTTGAATGCCAAGCCGGCTTGGTACGCATTGATATGCGCTCGATGCTGAACCCCGAGCAGATGCAGGGCTACAAAGACATGGAGCTAACCGCCACCGGCGACTTTCTGGAGCTGCCCGCCGCGCCCAAAGCCGGCAGCACCCTACCCGATGGCACCCTGAACCTGCAGATGAGCGACAAGAAAAGCGGCACGCGCCTCGGCAACATGCGCATGTTGGTAAGCAACCGCAAGGTGGAGGCGGTTGATGCCCCGGTTACCACGCCCGCCGGCTCCTTTCGTTGCGTAAAGGTGTCGCAGGATTTGCGCATGGAAACTGGCATTGGCGGCATGAGCATTCCGGTAACTATGCGCTCCGTGGAGTGGTACGCACCCGGCGTGGGCGCGGTACGCTCCGAAACCTACCGCAAAGACAAACTGATGGGCTCCACGGTGCTCACCGCCAAGCCCTAG
- a CDS encoding DUF58 domain-containing protein, with translation MLSAADLLALRNLPLVARLIAEGGQAGLHPSRRRGAGMEFSQYRPYQPGDDLRRLDWRLAARSDRYYIRESDVDTRLTVRLVLDASASMNHPDSAGVRKLDYARLLLAGLAYVAQQQGDAVGLYAVQATGLQTVPPRSDAGQLQRLYHALGAVQAAGSLPGVPTLAPLFGRQGATVTVVLSDLYDLEEGSQLEQILTHLRAAGGEVMVLHLLAPNELTLDYPAAATLEDLETGQRLQLDPAQRPEYQRQLEDWLRRTEQSVRGHGLDYYRLLTDEPPAQALRQVLRRRQGAPA, from the coding sequence ATGCTGAGTGCGGCCGATTTGCTTGCCCTGCGCAACCTGCCCCTGGTGGCCCGCCTGATTGCCGAGGGCGGGCAGGCCGGCCTGCACCCCAGCCGCCGGCGCGGCGCGGGCATGGAGTTCAGCCAGTACCGCCCCTACCAACCCGGCGACGACCTGCGCCGCCTCGACTGGCGCCTGGCCGCCCGCTCCGACCGCTACTACATCCGCGAGTCGGATGTGGATACGCGCCTGACCGTGCGGCTGGTACTCGATGCCAGCGCCTCCATGAACCACCCCGACAGCGCCGGCGTGCGCAAGCTCGATTACGCGCGCCTGCTGCTGGCCGGCCTGGCCTACGTGGCGCAGCAACAAGGCGATGCCGTGGGCTTGTACGCGGTGCAGGCCACTGGTTTGCAAACCGTGCCGCCCCGCTCCGATGCCGGCCAGCTGCAGCGTTTGTACCACGCCCTAGGTGCCGTGCAGGCCGCGGGCTCGTTGCCGGGAGTGCCCACCCTTGCGCCGCTGTTTGGGCGGCAAGGCGCTACGGTAACCGTGGTGCTGAGCGACTTATACGACCTGGAGGAAGGCTCCCAGCTCGAGCAAATACTCACGCACCTGCGCGCCGCCGGCGGCGAGGTGATGGTGCTGCACCTGCTCGCGCCCAACGAGCTGACCCTGGATTACCCCGCCGCCGCTACCCTCGAAGACCTCGAAACCGGCCAGCGCCTGCAGCTCGACCCCGCGCAGCGCCCCGAGTACCAGCGGCAGCTCGAGGATTGGCTGCGCCGCACTGAGCAATCGGTGCGCGGCCACGGCCTCGATTACTACCGCCTGCTTACCGACGAGCCGCCCGCTCAGGCCCTACGCCAGGTGCTGCGCCGCCGCCAGGGTGCCCCTGCTTAA
- a CDS encoding S1 family peptidase yields MKTEADYYALFESYLSNELPAPARAELEQRLAADPVLAGRLAEFRQLTGTLQAYGQRLHLSERLRGLQAEIDAEQETTLDMGKPEMPVLHISRTEQWLRDFWHGHRATMAVAAAVAVLAVFSTLLGLEWWKARQQPSVYGYATLRREVDRIKKNQRTMNQAITQIGARSGSEQPNLGKFSGTGFALTSDGYLVTSYHVIQGADSLLIESRDRQRYRAQPVFTDVAHDLAILRITDARFTGFGRLPYAFKRRQADLGERVYTLGYPREDVVYGEGSLSARSGFEGDSGFYQISIPVNPGNSGGPVLDDRGNLIGVISGRQMDVQSAAFATKSSYLMRLVDSLSAAGAAPGYNVPRQNQLAGQSRPQQLRKLQDFVFVVKVFE; encoded by the coding sequence ATGAAGACCGAAGCAGATTATTACGCCCTGTTCGAGAGCTACCTCAGCAATGAGCTCCCGGCCCCGGCGCGTGCCGAGCTGGAGCAGCGCCTTGCGGCCGACCCAGTGCTGGCAGGCCGCCTGGCCGAGTTCCGGCAGCTTACGGGCACGCTGCAGGCCTACGGGCAGCGGCTGCACCTAAGCGAGCGGCTGCGCGGGCTGCAGGCCGAAATCGACGCCGAGCAGGAAACCACCCTGGATATGGGCAAGCCCGAAATGCCCGTGCTGCACATTTCGCGCACCGAGCAGTGGCTGCGCGATTTTTGGCACGGCCACCGCGCTACCATGGCTGTAGCGGCGGCCGTGGCGGTGCTGGCCGTGTTCAGCACGCTCCTAGGTTTGGAATGGTGGAAAGCCCGCCAGCAGCCCTCGGTGTACGGTTACGCTACCTTGCGCCGCGAGGTAGACCGCATCAAGAAAAACCAGCGCACCATGAACCAGGCTATTACCCAAATTGGCGCCCGCTCCGGCTCGGAGCAGCCCAACCTGGGTAAGTTCAGCGGTACGGGCTTCGCCCTTACCTCGGATGGCTACCTCGTGACGAGCTACCACGTGATTCAGGGGGCCGACTCGCTGCTGATCGAAAGCCGCGACCGGCAGCGCTACCGCGCCCAGCCCGTGTTTACCGATGTGGCCCACGACCTGGCCATCCTGCGCATCACCGATGCACGCTTCACGGGCTTTGGCCGCCTGCCCTATGCCTTTAAGCGCCGCCAGGCCGACCTAGGCGAGCGGGTATACACCCTGGGCTACCCGCGCGAAGACGTGGTGTACGGCGAAGGTTCGCTGAGCGCCCGCAGCGGCTTCGAGGGCGACTCGGGCTTTTACCAGATCAGTATTCCGGTGAACCCCGGCAACTCGGGCGGCCCCGTGCTCGATGACCGCGGCAACCTAATCGGCGTAATTAGCGGGCGGCAGATGGACGTGCAAAGCGCCGCGTTTGCCACCAAGTCGTCGTACCTCATGCGCCTGGTCGACTCGCTTTCGGCCGCGGGCGCTGCGCCGGGCTACAACGTGCCGCGCCAAAACCAGCTGGCCGGCCAATCGCGCCCGCAACAGCTGCGCAAGCTGCAGGACTTCGTGTTCGTGGTGAAGGTGTTCGAATAA
- a CDS encoding BatA domain-containing protein, with protein MLTFAHPAALLALAGLLVPLAIHLWNRRPGRVVPVGALRWLTPGANRRMRQLHLTQWPLLLLRLALLGLLPLAVAGPRWSQPAPPLRPQVLLSPSVLASPAWPVLLPTLDSLRRSGAELRYLGAGFRLLPDSLPQAATAVTDQQPSSEWYWARAAQAANSFPNRPLRIYTTAETRHFRGTRPLLPARVRWQTVPAAADSGEWLQAAVRPTPDSLRLVIGYGSGARTTYRNYRQAWPAQLPHTLTVPELPALQLVKQGKQLVVKPEQADSTKPSSQPNVLVQQPLRVAVYFDAKTHAEDARYVRAALRAAASAFPAGLQLQVSSTPPTDSLDWLIWLSNSPAPAAVREQVKHGLNLLKTAGPQAQAVTTSFSPSPYATAAQLFRRAATTSLGAQSQVLWQDAAGQPLLVRQPIGRGAEYSLRTRVHPQWSSLPTDGQLPEVLLNLLAPDTHLGAATDYRQLDAAQVLASAPADTPAKSLRPTTRHADLQPWVALAAGLLFGLERLVARRRTSTATAT; from the coding sequence TTGCTCACCTTCGCCCATCCTGCTGCCTTGCTTGCCCTTGCCGGGTTGCTGGTGCCGCTGGCCATCCACCTCTGGAACCGCCGCCCCGGCCGGGTGGTGCCGGTTGGGGCATTGCGCTGGCTGACACCGGGCGCCAACCGCCGCATGCGGCAGCTGCACCTTACGCAGTGGCCTTTGCTGCTGCTACGCCTGGCTTTGCTCGGGCTGCTGCCGTTGGCCGTGGCCGGCCCTAGGTGGAGCCAACCCGCCCCGCCGCTCCGCCCGCAAGTACTGCTAAGCCCAAGCGTGCTGGCCTCGCCGGCGTGGCCCGTGCTGCTGCCCACGCTCGACTCGCTCCGCCGCAGCGGCGCCGAGCTGCGCTACCTGGGCGCTGGGTTCCGGCTACTGCCCGATTCGTTGCCTCAGGCCGCAACAGCTGTCACTGATCAGCAACCCTCTTCCGAATGGTACTGGGCACGCGCTGCCCAAGCGGCCAATAGCTTTCCGAACCGCCCGCTACGCATCTACACCACCGCCGAAACCCGGCACTTTCGGGGCACTCGCCCGCTGCTGCCCGCGCGGGTGCGCTGGCAAACCGTGCCCGCTGCTGCCGATAGCGGCGAGTGGCTGCAAGCAGCCGTGCGGCCTACGCCCGATTCGCTCCGGCTGGTAATTGGCTACGGCAGCGGCGCGCGCACCACCTACCGCAACTACCGCCAGGCTTGGCCCGCGCAGCTGCCGCACACGCTTACGGTGCCCGAACTGCCTGCCTTGCAGTTGGTGAAGCAGGGCAAGCAGCTTGTTGTGAAGCCGGAACAAGCAGATTCGACCAAACCAAGCTCTCAGCCTAATGTATTGGTACAGCAGCCGCTTCGGGTAGCTGTTTACTTCGATGCTAAAACTCATGCCGAAGACGCCCGCTACGTACGCGCGGCGTTGCGTGCAGCCGCCTCGGCTTTCCCGGCGGGCTTGCAGCTGCAGGTAAGCTCTACACCTCCAACCGATTCGCTCGATTGGCTGATTTGGCTGAGCAACTCGCCGGCCCCGGCCGCCGTGCGCGAGCAGGTAAAACACGGCCTGAACTTGTTGAAAACGGCCGGCCCACAGGCACAAGCAGTAACTACCAGCTTCAGCCCGAGTCCTTACGCTACCGCCGCTCAGCTCTTCCGCCGCGCGGCTACTACTTCCCTAGGTGCCCAAAGCCAGGTGCTGTGGCAGGATGCCGCGGGGCAGCCGTTACTCGTGCGTCAGCCAATAGGCCGCGGGGCGGAGTATAGCCTACGCACGCGCGTGCACCCGCAGTGGAGCAGCCTGCCTACCGATGGCCAACTGCCCGAAGTGCTGCTCAACCTCCTGGCCCCGGATACTCACCTAGGCGCTGCTACCGATTACCGCCAGCTCGATGCCGCGCAGGTACTGGCCTCCGCCCCGGCCGATACGCCCGCGAAAAGCCTGCGGCCTACCACCCGCCACGCCGATTTGCAGCCGTGGGTAGCCCTGGCCGCCGGCCTGCTGTTTGGCCTGGAGCGGCTGGTGGCTCGTCGTCGAACTTCAACCGCCACCGCCACATGA
- a CDS encoding RNA polymerase sigma factor codes for MGKAQPSITDEELVAGIRRGDDRALAHLYRLYLPMVIHLVMQNSGTEDEAKDIYQEGVMVFYEKVREGTLELSCQIKTYLYAVCRRLWLKRLAEKGRYGGRLDDHEPYLETGAEADLAEAEQRDQQFAVMSEALLRLGEPCRSLLEGFYLLDKSMQELTAEHGYTNADNAKNQKYKCLVRLKKLFFQQYKEEPLS; via the coding sequence ATGGGCAAGGCACAGCCTTCTATTACCGACGAGGAGCTGGTGGCGGGTATCCGCCGCGGCGACGACCGGGCACTGGCACACCTGTACCGCCTCTACCTGCCGATGGTCATTCACCTGGTGATGCAAAACAGCGGAACCGAGGACGAGGCCAAGGACATTTACCAGGAGGGCGTGATGGTGTTTTACGAGAAAGTACGCGAGGGCACGCTCGAGCTGAGCTGCCAGATCAAGACGTACCTCTACGCCGTGTGCCGCCGGTTGTGGCTGAAGCGGTTGGCCGAGAAGGGTCGCTACGGCGGCCGCCTCGACGACCACGAGCCGTACCTCGAAACGGGGGCCGAGGCCGATTTGGCCGAAGCCGAACAGCGCGATCAGCAATTCGCCGTGATGAGCGAAGCGCTGCTGCGCCTAGGTGAGCCGTGCCGCTCGTTGCTGGAGGGCTTTTACCTCCTCGACAAGTCCATGCAGGAACTCACGGCAGAACACGGCTACACCAACGCCGACAACGCCAAGAATCAGAAGTACAAATGCCTCGTGCGTTTGAAGAAGTTGTTTTTTCAGCAGTACAAAGAAGAACCGCTCTCCTAA
- a CDS encoding porin family protein, translating into MKPTALLLLGGLLAAGSAHAQLGVKAGLNAALLDGDNISARSEFKTTHHVGVFYEAKILGPIYIQPELQYSLQGGSFKSAATNFDTKLHYLYAPLVAKVRIARAYVEAGPQFGFLLKAREEGEVMVGQDENGAAVVASRARDAWSRYEKTDMSLCVGAGFKLIGGLSVGARFVAGLSDVNDVKSITGLNDERLRNRVVQGFVAFQLP; encoded by the coding sequence ATGAAACCAACTGCTTTGTTACTCCTGGGCGGCCTGCTTGCGGCCGGCTCGGCCCACGCCCAACTCGGCGTGAAAGCGGGCCTGAATGCCGCCCTGCTCGATGGCGACAACATTTCGGCCCGATCCGAATTTAAAACCACGCACCACGTAGGCGTTTTCTACGAAGCCAAAATCCTAGGTCCGATTTACATTCAGCCCGAGCTGCAGTACTCGCTGCAGGGCGGCAGCTTCAAATCGGCCGCTACCAACTTCGATACCAAGCTGCACTACCTCTACGCGCCGCTGGTGGCCAAAGTGCGCATTGCCCGGGCCTACGTAGAGGCCGGCCCGCAATTCGGCTTTTTGCTGAAGGCCCGCGAAGAAGGCGAAGTGATGGTGGGCCAGGACGAAAACGGCGCCGCCGTGGTGGCCTCGCGCGCCCGCGACGCCTGGAGCCGCTACGAGAAAACCGACATGAGCCTGTGCGTAGGGGCAGGCTTTAAGCTGATCGGGGGGCTGTCGGTAGGCGCGCGGTTTGTGGCCGGCCTGAGCGATGTAAACGATGTGAAGAGCATCACGGGCCTCAACGACGAGCGGCTGCGCAACCGCGTGGTGCAGGGCTTCGTGGCCTTTCAGCTGCCCTAG
- a CDS encoding DUF4175 domain-containing protein produces MSHVQEHHSHVAEAQAHLARVRRQHLGRVALSIGLIGAGALLALLGAAHHWPQSRALWLGVGVAALGLLVVALWHLRGFGTEHLAQRLDRHFPELEDSTGLLLSEPDGFLAKLQQERVAERLLHLPLSTALRVPWAPRSGVAIGLAALGVALWLWPAAQVQPTAPRLQLQFPATTAQAAQAPAAPRLLATTVQVLPPAYTRQAAFAPEALSFRCPEGSTIRWTLRTDKPAKASELLIAGQRPLAFRAAANQPNQYVAEYRVSKSTIYRVRFAGQESEDYVIEVMPDRAPTLKMTSPKPYTLVEYGRRPEVAVRVALQDDYGLARARLVVTTAQGSGEGVKFAEHIRDLSAALGSKPRQHTGSVTLRLPALGLTYGDELYVYAEAWDNAGHRARTDAALVQWEDTSATSGPAAISLGVNQMPAYFRSQRQIIIDTEKLIALRRKLPAAELQSRANNLGDDQKMLRLRYGKFLGEESEKGITETSTRPPIAEEGEAAEEEKHSDDDGHDHGHEHLPIAGEGAPSTEALTQPYMHLHEDEETADFLEPQVKSKLRAVLNQMWEAELRLRLAKLNEALPFEYRALRLLKEVQQQTRLYVRKSGVDLPPLPEAEKRLSGDVSAVQVPTRQAQRTPPATQPAVRAALAQIAAYRAGQRPAPTDLGRLQPAGTLLSQAALNQPGASLATLRAWRQVLQQVRAGQQPGAADLATVERALTNLLPVPTAPPVRPAAGSMSRRYFQELSR; encoded by the coding sequence ATGAGCCACGTTCAGGAGCACCATTCGCACGTAGCGGAGGCACAAGCCCATTTGGCCCGCGTGCGGCGCCAGCACCTAGGGCGTGTGGCCCTCTCGATTGGCCTGATTGGCGCGGGCGCATTGCTGGCTTTGCTAGGCGCGGCGCACCATTGGCCGCAAAGCCGGGCGCTGTGGCTGGGCGTGGGCGTGGCGGCACTGGGCCTGCTGGTGGTGGCGCTGTGGCATTTGCGAGGCTTTGGCACCGAGCACCTCGCGCAACGCCTCGATCGGCACTTTCCGGAGCTGGAAGACAGCACCGGTCTGCTGCTATCCGAACCCGATGGCTTTTTGGCCAAGCTGCAACAGGAGCGCGTTGCCGAGCGCCTGCTGCATTTGCCGCTCTCCACGGCGCTGCGGGTGCCGTGGGCACCTAGGTCCGGCGTGGCCATTGGCTTGGCTGCCCTAGGTGTAGCGCTGTGGTTGTGGCCCGCAGCCCAAGTGCAACCAACAGCGCCTAGGTTGCAGCTGCAGTTTCCGGCCACTACGGCCCAGGCAGCGCAAGCGCCGGCCGCGCCGCGCCTGCTCGCCACCACCGTGCAGGTGCTGCCGCCGGCTTACACGCGCCAGGCCGCTTTTGCTCCCGAAGCGCTGTCGTTCCGCTGCCCCGAGGGCTCTACCATTCGCTGGACGCTGCGCACCGATAAGCCGGCTAAGGCTTCGGAGCTGCTGATTGCCGGGCAGCGTCCGCTGGCGTTTCGGGCGGCGGCTAATCAGCCCAACCAGTACGTGGCCGAGTACCGCGTCAGCAAATCAACGATTTACCGCGTGCGTTTTGCAGGGCAGGAGTCGGAGGACTACGTCATTGAGGTGATGCCCGACCGCGCCCCTACCCTCAAAATGACTTCGCCCAAGCCGTACACTTTGGTGGAATATGGCCGCCGCCCCGAAGTGGCGGTGCGCGTGGCCCTGCAGGATGACTACGGCCTGGCGCGGGCCCGGTTGGTGGTTACTACTGCGCAAGGCTCGGGCGAGGGCGTGAAGTTCGCGGAGCACATCCGCGACTTGAGCGCGGCCCTAGGGAGCAAGCCCCGGCAGCACACGGGCAGCGTTACGCTGCGCCTGCCCGCTTTGGGCCTCACCTACGGCGACGAGCTGTACGTGTACGCCGAGGCCTGGGACAACGCCGGCCACCGCGCCCGCACCGATGCCGCCCTGGTGCAGTGGGAAGACACAAGCGCCACCAGCGGTCCGGCTGCCATTTCGCTGGGCGTCAACCAGATGCCCGCGTACTTCCGCAGCCAGCGCCAGATCATCATCGATACCGAAAAGCTGATTGCCCTGCGCCGCAAGCTGCCCGCTGCCGAGCTGCAAAGCCGCGCCAACAATCTAGGCGACGACCAGAAGATGCTGCGCCTGCGCTACGGCAAGTTTTTGGGCGAAGAATCGGAGAAAGGCATTACCGAAACCTCCACGCGCCCGCCCATTGCCGAAGAAGGCGAAGCCGCTGAGGAAGAAAAGCACAGCGACGACGACGGCCACGACCACGGCCACGAGCACCTGCCCATTGCCGGCGAAGGCGCCCCCAGCACCGAGGCCCTGACGCAGCCCTACATGCACCTGCACGAGGACGAAGAAACCGCCGATTTCTTGGAGCCACAGGTAAAAAGCAAGCTGCGCGCCGTGCTCAACCAAATGTGGGAGGCCGAGCTACGCCTGCGCTTGGCTAAGCTGAACGAAGCGCTGCCGTTTGAGTACCGCGCTTTGCGCTTGCTGAAGGAAGTGCAGCAGCAAACCCGCCTGTACGTGCGCAAATCCGGCGTCGATCTGCCGCCGTTGCCCGAGGCCGAAAAGCGCCTTTCGGGCGACGTAAGCGCGGTGCAGGTGCCCACGCGCCAGGCCCAACGCACGCCGCCGGCTACGCAACCCGCCGTGCGCGCGGCACTGGCGCAAATAGCCGCTTACCGCGCCGGCCAGCGCCCCGCCCCCACCGACCTGGGCCGCTTGCAACCAGCGGGTACGCTCCTGAGCCAGGCAGCGCTTAACCAACCCGGCGCCTCGCTGGCAACGCTGCGCGCCTGGCGCCAGGTGCTGCAGCAAGTGCGGGCGGGCCAGCAGCCCGGCGCCGCCGATTTGGCAACGGTAGAGCGCGCCCTCACGAACTTACTTCCCGTGCCCACCGCGCCGCCGGTGCGGCCGGCTGCGGGCTCTATGTCGCGCCGTTACTTTCAAGAGCTTAGCCGCTAG
- a CDS encoding porin family protein, whose amino-acid sequence MKKLLLLLLLSVFTGAAAQAQYFGVKGGANAAVLDGERISAKSDYKITYHAGIFYNYNIIGPLSLRPELLYSLQGGEFKGGQEDYETKLHYLNLPLLLDVKIGPVHLQGGPQFGVLLTAKETGVLLTGYSASGQPQYSNVSGQVTDQYKKQDYSLCAGLELEVTKNLSLGGRFNSGLSNIEDFDDIRSANDPRLKNRVFQGYLAIRMSNK is encoded by the coding sequence ATGAAAAAACTCCTGCTGTTGTTGCTGCTGAGCGTGTTTACGGGTGCCGCCGCCCAAGCTCAGTATTTCGGCGTGAAGGGCGGGGCCAACGCCGCCGTGCTCGACGGCGAACGGATATCGGCCAAGTCGGATTACAAAATCACCTACCACGCCGGCATCTTCTACAACTACAACATCATTGGTCCGCTCTCCCTCCGGCCCGAGCTGCTGTACTCGCTGCAAGGCGGCGAGTTTAAGGGCGGGCAAGAGGACTACGAAACCAAGCTGCACTACCTCAACCTGCCCCTGCTGCTCGATGTAAAAATCGGGCCTGTGCACCTGCAGGGCGGCCCGCAGTTCGGGGTGCTGCTCACGGCCAAAGAAACCGGCGTGCTCCTGACGGGCTACTCCGCCTCGGGCCAGCCGCAGTACAGCAACGTGAGCGGGCAAGTAACCGACCAGTACAAGAAGCAGGACTACAGCCTGTGCGCCGGCCTCGAGCTGGAAGTGACCAAGAACCTCTCCCTAGGTGGCCGCTTCAACTCGGGCCTGAGCAACATCGAGGACTTCGACGACATCCGCAGCGCCAACGACCCGCGCCTGAAAAACCGCGTGTTCCAGGGCTACCTCGCCATCCGGATGAGCAACAAGTAG
- a CDS encoding AAA family ATPase → MTEQELHRLLDKLPLLRQEIGKVIVGQHEVLDEVLVALLAGGHALLEGVPGLAKTLLVRTLAAATDLSFRRIQFTPDLMPTDILGTEILEEDHATGHRSFQFMRGPVFANLVLADEINRTPPKTQAALLEVMQEFEVTYAGQTHPLPDPFFLLATQNPIEQAGTYPLPEAQLDRFLLYIRIGYPSEQEELAILQGTTGTSVGHPEPVIGAVELRQLRQLVREVSISPELLLYVTRLVRATRPAGSPVKFIQEYGRWGAGPRAGQALVLCAKARALLHGRFAATAEDIRQLAAPVLRHRLLLNFQAEADRLTPDDAVAAMLKELSINN, encoded by the coding sequence TTGACCGAACAAGAACTCCACCGCCTGCTTGATAAACTGCCCCTCCTGCGCCAGGAAATCGGCAAGGTAATCGTGGGCCAGCACGAGGTGCTCGACGAAGTGCTGGTAGCCCTGCTGGCCGGCGGCCATGCCCTGCTCGAAGGCGTACCGGGCCTGGCCAAAACCCTGCTGGTGCGCACGTTGGCCGCCGCCACCGATTTGTCGTTCCGCCGCATTCAGTTCACGCCCGACCTGATGCCCACCGACATTCTGGGCACCGAGATTCTGGAAGAAGACCACGCCACCGGGCACCGCTCGTTTCAGTTTATGCGCGGGCCGGTGTTTGCCAACCTGGTGCTGGCCGACGAAATCAACCGCACGCCGCCCAAAACGCAGGCCGCGCTGCTCGAGGTAATGCAGGAGTTTGAGGTAACATACGCGGGCCAAACGCACCCGCTGCCCGACCCGTTCTTTCTGCTGGCCACGCAAAACCCTATTGAGCAGGCCGGCACCTACCCCTTGCCCGAGGCGCAGCTCGACCGCTTTTTGCTGTACATCCGCATCGGTTACCCTTCGGAGCAAGAGGAGCTGGCCATTTTGCAGGGCACCACGGGCACCTCGGTGGGGCACCCCGAGCCGGTAATTGGCGCCGTTGAGCTGCGGCAGCTGCGGCAGCTGGTGCGCGAGGTAAGCATCAGCCCCGAGCTGCTGCTGTACGTAACGCGCCTGGTGCGGGCCACGCGCCCGGCTGGCTCGCCCGTAAAGTTTATTCAGGAGTACGGCCGCTGGGGCGCGGGGCCGCGCGCCGGCCAGGCCCTGGTGCTGTGCGCCAAAGCCCGCGCCCTGCTCCACGGCCGCTTTGCGGCTACCGCCGAGGATATCCGCCAGCTGGCCGCGCCGGTGCTGCGCCACCGCTTGCTGCTGAACTTTCAGGCCGAAGCCGACCGCCTGACGCCCGACGACGCCGTGGCCGCGATGCTGAAAGAATTATCAATTAATAATTAA
- a CDS encoding DUF4142 domain-containing protein, producing the protein MPLLKRYLPLCLLGSLLACNSGNRDPVADAKFQNEQRIGNEDITKRQEQDAEFLVEAATNGLLEVELSKLAQSKATRPEVRNLAQQLMRGHTGINASLRSLAGQKNLAVPDALGGDQQDVYKELAGLTGAEFDRQYVEEIVDAHNNAEDAFEDMADEAYDGDIRAFAAKYAPVLEEHRKQAEQVEDLLKP; encoded by the coding sequence ATGCCCCTGCTGAAACGATACCTGCCGTTGTGCCTCCTGGGTAGTCTGTTAGCCTGCAACTCCGGCAACCGCGACCCGGTGGCCGATGCTAAGTTTCAGAACGAGCAACGCATCGGCAACGAGGACATAACCAAGCGCCAGGAGCAGGACGCCGAGTTTCTGGTGGAAGCTGCTACCAATGGCTTACTGGAAGTGGAGCTCAGCAAGCTGGCGCAGTCGAAGGCCACCCGCCCCGAGGTTCGCAACCTGGCCCAACAGCTCATGCGCGGCCATACGGGCATCAACGCCTCCTTGCGCAGCCTAGCCGGCCAGAAGAACCTTGCCGTGCCCGATGCCCTAGGTGGTGATCAGCAGGATGTGTACAAGGAGTTGGCAGGGCTGACGGGCGCCGAATTCGACCGCCAATACGTAGAGGAAATTGTGGATGCGCACAACAACGCCGAGGACGCCTTTGAAGACATGGCCGACGAGGCGTACGATGGCGACATCCGCGCGTTTGCCGCCAAATACGCGCCCGTGCTCGAAGAGCACCGCAAGCAGGCCGAGCAGGTAGAAGACCTGCTGAAGCCCTAG